Below is a window of Lacrimispora xylanolytica DNA.
ATAGAGCCAGTTATTTGTTACATTGTCATAATCAGTTCCAAGAGATGTCCAGTTGACCAGATCCTTTGATTTCGCACCAGCAAGGTGAGAACCAAAGATATAATATTCCCCGTCCTTTGCCTGAACGATTGATGGATCGTGGACTGATACCCGCTTTGGTGCAGCCTGATTGTTTTGTGGGGACTCACTGCTTTCTTCTGCCTGCGCCTGAAACATAAATGCAATTACAAAAACGAAAAGAACCCCTACGACTGCCAGATACTTTCTAAAAGTTCTGCTCCTAACCACTCCACTCATAAAATACCTTCCCCCTTTAATCCCAGCTTTCTTATTCTCCTTGCTCTTCCAGAATCCATGGCATAGTAAATCAGCCTTGCAGCATTTTTAATTCATTTGATACAATGCCATTTCTCAAAAGACAGGAAGAACGCTACCTTATAGCCTATTGTGTTGTTTCACAAAATATCACTTATTCCCAGGTGCAGAGCAACCAATGCATTTATAATATCATTGATAGCAAAAAAGCCTGCCAGAATATCTTCATTCCAGCAGGCTATCTCTCCTGAATTGTTCTTCGTTACCCCCAAAGTGCATTGGCATCGGTGGCACTTCGATTCAGTCGGGAAAAATCGGTCTTAACAAAGGATATCGTTGAAAGAAGCAAGAACACCAAACCAATGACCAGGATAACACCAAACGTCATGATCGGAGTAATTGCAAAACCATTGATTTGTACCACCAATCCTTCTTTAATCAGTTCGGAAACAGGAAGATTCCCTTTTTCCAGGACAATCATTCTAAAAAATGCTGTGGCATAAGTCATGGGATTAAAGTAAGCTACAAACTTCAAAGAGCCTGGCAGCATGGACAACGGAACATAGGCACCGGACAGAAACGTCAGGGGCATTGTTACTGCTGTTTTGACAATCTGAAATGTTTGTCCGTTGCGTACCTTCGTAGCTAAGAACAGACCAACACCAGAGAATACGATGCCGATAAAGATCATGGAAACAAGCACCAATAGAGGCGTTTTCCAGCTTGTAAACTTTATGCCGATAAATAAACCAATTACCAGGATCAAGATACCCTGTAAGGTGGCTACCGTTGCTGCGGACAGTAATTGTCCCATTGCAACGTAAACTCTTTTTGCCGGGGAGACCAAAACTTCTTTCATAAAACCACTGACCATGTCATCAACCGTTGAAGACGCAAGATTTAATGCACTTTCAAATACAGTGGTGATAATAACACCCGAAAGCATGTACGCGATAGGGTTTTCAATGAAATCATTTTTAAATATCGCGCCAAACACATACACAAAGAAAAAGGGAAACACAAGTGAAAATATTAACCCGGTCTTATTTCGTACAAATGCTTTTAGTCCTCTTTTCCATAAAGCGAATACTGTATTCATATTTATCCCTCCTCCCTGATCTTTTTCCCTGTTATCTCTAGAAACACATCATTAAAGGTTCCTTTTTTTATTTCGATATTGGTAATGTGCTCCTTATGAACGCTTAATACCTCAAGCAAACGGTCCAGATACTCTGCTTCTACCTTGTAAAAACCGTCTTTTTTTGAATAGTTTAATTGGTGCTCCCCTAGCAGGCGTTCAAATCCTTCTTCATCGTTTGTATTGATATAAGCCTTGTCCTTTGTATACTTTTTCTTCAACGCGTAAGGGGTATCATGTGCGACAATTACCCCTCCATCCATAATCGCTATCTTATTACAGATTTCGGCTTCTTCCATATAGTGGGTGGTTAGAAAGATTGTTATGTTCCTCTCTTTTTGAAGCTTCATAATATATTCCCATATATGTGCTCTGGTCTGGGGATCCAGCCCGGTTGTTGGTTCATCAAGGAATAAGACCTTTGGATAATGCACCAGGCCTCTGGCAATCTCAACACGCCGTTTCATTCCTCCTGATAAAGCGGAAACCATTTTCTTTCTTTCATTTGTTAAATCCACAAGGTTTAGAACAAAAGAAATTCGTTCTTCTACTTCCTTGTTTGGAATGTTATAAAATACACAGTGCATTTTCAAGTTCTCTTCAATGGTCATTTTCGCATCAAGAGTGGAATCCTGAAATACAACTCCAATGGAAGACCTTACCTCACTTTTTTGCCTGCTCACATCTTTTCCATCGATCAATAACGTACCGGAAGTTTTTTCAAAAATGGTACATAACGTATTTATCGTTGTGCTTTTTCCAGCACCATTTGGCCCAAGAAATGCAAATACACTGCCTTCTTCCACATCAAAAGATATATCATTTACTGCGACAAAGTCACCATATTTTTTTGTGAAGTTTTTAACCTGAATGATTGGATTCATAGTTTTATCTCCTTATTGCTGATTGTAGTAAAGTATAGTTTGATGTAACTAATTATGACGAAGCAATCACAGCGTTATCATCAACGAAAAGCCCCTATTTTATGCGGTGCTCCAGCATCACCTAAGTGTTATATGAAAAATTCAAGCTGTATTCACTATGAAACACAGCAAGAATACTGCTATATTATCACAATAAAATATCATTTACAACAGAGAACATGTACCATGCAAAACACCAGTATCATGTTGACCAATTAAAAAAGCGGTACTCTGCCTTTGATTGTTCCAACAAATGGCATAATACCGTTTTCCCTTAACCTTATATATATATTTTGTATCCCAACGCTTCCAGAGGCTCTTTATCACCCACGGAAGAAAGAATCATATTTTTCTCCCCTCTATTCCATTCCTGATCCATATCTGAAACATTCAGACTTACAAATAATCTTCCCTTTCTTCCGTCTCTCACAAAAGTCAACCGTTTTTCATTGGTCTCTTCCCATAGTACTTCATAGGAAGTGTCCTCCTCTATATATTCCTTTCTTATCTCTATGATCTTCTGAACAAATTCACATAGTTGTGTATTCTGGCTCCACACCATGGGATTCCTGTATTCATTTTCCTTCATCCCGCAAATTGCCTGTTCATCACCATAAAATAAGCTGGGGACTCCCGGAAACAGCATAAGAAGGATACAAGCTAATTTCCACTTCCGCAGGTCGCCCCTGCAAAGAGATAAAAATCTGGGCACATCATGGCTATCCAACAGATTCAGCTGTCCGTTTACAAGATTGGTAGGGTAACGGAGCCTCATCTGTTCCAGCTGTTTGGCAGCAGTTAATGCATTTTTATTATCTCCAATGATGTGATCACGGCAAATTCGTCTAAACTCGTAATTCATGGTTGAATCAAAGATATCTCCCCGAAGCCAGCTTTCTGCATTCTCCCACACCTCGCCAATGAGGATTGCTTCCTTATTTTCTTTTTTTACTGCTTCCCTGAACTTTCTCCAAAAATTCCGGTCTATTTCATTTGCTACATCTAGTCGCCATCCATCTATTTTATACTCACGAATCCAATAAGTACCTACATTGGCAAAATACTTTTGCACCTCTTCATTCGAAGTATTTAGTTTGGGCATCTTAGGCTCATAAGCAAAGCAGGCATAACCAGGTTTTTCTTTTTCCGACTGCGGCCGTCGAACCGGGAACTTTAAGTCATAAAACCAATCAATATATTTTGAATTTTCTCCCTTGTCCATTACATCTTCAAAGGCAGAAAATTCCCAGCTGCAATGATTAAAAACACCATCTATAATGATTTTCATCTCTCGTTTGTGAATTTCCTCCACTAAATGTTTAAATTCCTCATTGGTTCCCAAACACGGATCAATGTGATAATAATCAATGGTATCATATTTGTGGTATTCTCCTGCTGCAAATATAGGATTGAAATAAATGCAGTTAACGCCAAGTGCCTGGATATAATCCAGATTTTTGATAACTTCTTTCAGCGTTCCTCCTAATCTTGATCTGCAGACCTTTCCATTTTCTAATATCACTTCCCTTGGCTGTGTGGGCGAACCAGATTTCTCACCGACAAAGCTATCTGGAAATATATTATAAACGACTGCCTTCTTAAACCAGGCTGGCACATCTGGTATTTCAGTTCTTAATATGTAGGGGTACTGATAATACTCGCTTCTTTCTTCCATAATGTTACGCTCAAAATAAAGAATTGCAAGTTCATTAGAAAAACGTTCTGAGTAATAATAGGTCCACTCTCCTTCATTTTGCAGCTTAAAATAATAGCATACACGGGCATATGGTGTTTCAAACGTTGCTTCATAATAGTCAAAAAGTTCATCCCTTGCTTTTATCTCCATCTGAATTTCTTCAAAAACAACGGGTGTGGAAGGACAAGCCCGATCACCATAGTATAAGGTACACGCGGAGACATTGTCTTTTTGTGTTCGTATTCTTATGGTCAATTTATGTTCCGAATTGGCAAATGCATAATTGGATAACGGTATATGCAAAACCGCCTCACGATTTATTTTCATGTTGTTTTTCATTATCCTTTCACTCCTCCTGTAGTCAGTCCTGATACCATATATTTTTGTATGGAAAAAAACAGGATCAAAATAGGTACTGAAACTAAAATTGCGGCCGCTGAAAATAAGGACCAGCTTCTGCTATAATCATTGGCCTGAAGCTGATAAAGCCCGCCTGCAAGGTTATAGTTCTCCTCTTTCATTAAAAATGTAGTTGCAAACAGATACTCATTCCATACAAAAATTAATACCATGACCGCAGTCACAATAATGGAAGGTCTGGCAAGGGGTAGTATGATCTTCCATATGATCTGTCCCGAACTTCCTCCATCAATTCTTGCAGATTCTTCAATTTCAATAGGAATGGTATCGAAGTAACCTTTCATATTCCAGATACTGAATATACACATGCTTCCTGCATAAATCAGGATTAAACCGATGTAATTATTCAATAAATTCATATTTTTAAATAATCTAAATATAGCAAACATCGATAAGATTTGTGGAAACGCATTCAGAATTAACAATAGCTTTAACATCTCATTTCTTCCCCGAAACCGAAAACGGGAAAATGCATACGATGCTGTCACCGAAGTCCCCATTGCAAGTATCATGGTTCCAAGACTGAGAACGACTGAATTTTTAAGCCATATAAGAAATGGCTCCTCCACCAGGATTGCTTTATAATTTTTCAAGGTAGGACTCTGTGGAAATAAGAATCCATTTCCGAATGCAGAACTATCACTGCTTACGGAAAGCAAAAATGCATATAAAATAGGTATTAAAGTGATAAAACATAACAGTACAAAAAATACATTTAAGATACTTAGACGAGCCATGCGTTTTGCTGTTTTTATCCTCATACGTGTTCCTCCCGAATGCCTCGATTGACAAATAAAGAAAAGAGAATGATAAATCCAAATATCACAATGGATACAGCAGAAGAAAGCCCATAATTATTAGATACAAAGGCATTTTGGTGCGCATATGTAATAACAGTCTGAAGAGTTGCTCCTGTAAGAGACCCCTTTTGCATCGTTAATAAATAGATAATGTCAAACTGCTTGAAGGTGGTAAATGTCGTCATAATAATGGAAGGAGCTAATATGGGCTTAATGGATGGTATTGTTATATATAAATTTTGTGCCCACCATCCACCTCCATCTAATCTTGCACTTTCATAATAGCTGATATCCACACTCTGCAACGCTCCATCCATCATCATAATGAGAAATGGCAGTGCCATCCATAAGTTTAATACCATACAGGAGATGAATGCCGGAATGTTTTCAGATAAAAAGTCCATGTTGGAAAACCCCAGCGCAGAACGTATTTTATTTAACAAACCGTACTGCGGATTATAAATACCTACTCTCCATAATAAAATAGATATGTAAGCCGGCATGGCCCAAGGAAACATCAGGAGTGTTTTGTATAGTCTTGCCAGCTTTAGCCCTTCTGCATTCAATCCCAGTGCAATCAAATAGGCAGCCAAAATCTGTATGACCATATTTAAAACGGTCCAAATGATTGTAGTTAATAATGCAGACATAAAACCTGAATCCAGTTTCGTTAATGCACGTCTATAATTGTCAAAAGCTATAAATTCATAGTCTGTCCAATGATACAGATTCATATTTGTAAACGAAATATATATGGTATAAATAATCGGAAATACAACAATTAATCCGATTAATATGATTGAGGGAAAACTATATTCCCATGGAAGAATTTTATTTCTCTTGTTCATAAATTGCCTACTCCTATATCCCCAACCTGCAGCAAGCTATCCTATAAAAAGGACAGGTAAGATGTCTCTACATAATCGTAAGACAAGTTTTCTTCTGTATGACCGGTTAACGATTTAAAACAAGTTAACCGGTCATACACTTTTATTGCATATCTGCGATTGCAATCTCTGCCTGTTTTTGATATTCATCCGCTACGTTGTTTAAATCTTTGCCCGATTTATTGACTGCCGCAAGAAGTGATTCTGTCGGTCCCCACATTACGCTCATTTGGGGAATGTTTGGCATCGGCTGTGCAATATCAGCAGTCTTTCTCATGGCAGCTATCATTTCATCCTTTGACACCGTTGGATTTTCATAGGATTTTTGATTCGCAGGAGCGCATCTGGAGTTTTCTGCCAGATCAATTCCAAGCTGGGGATCAGCAATTTCTTTCAGCACCTTTTCCACTGCTTCTTTTTTCGTTTCCGCTGCATGCTTCATAACACCAATTCCCTGCACACCCGAATATGGCACAAGTGCATGACCGTTTGGCAGCTTGAAATCACATAAGGATTTTATTCCATAATTGATATTAGCTTCTCTCACACCTGATATCAGCCATGGTCCGCCAATAATTGCTGCGGCTTTTCCGTCTTTAAATAAGGCATTTACCGTATTATAGTCCCCGTCCGCTTCTAATTTGGCAAACTTTTTATTATATTCGATTGCCTCCATGGTCTTTTTGTCATTTAGTCCTGACTTCGCCTGCTCATTGATAATAAATCCGCCAAATCCGTTTATAAAGGGAGCTACATTATAAGCAGTTGAATGTTGGTTCACTAAAGCATAAGTTCCAGCAGTGGCATCTGTATGGTTTTTCATGTAGGAATAAAGTTCTTCTGTGGTGGAGGGCACTTCTCCCTCCCACAAATCCTTATTATAAATAAAAAGCAGTGTTTCAAAGTAGACAGGCATCAGGTATTGAGCATCCTTATAAATTCCTGCTTTCAGCGTCATGGGAAGCATATCCGCATATACGGCTTTGTCAATCACATCCGTGATTGGTGCCAAAGCTCCCATTTCCACGAACATTCCTAGAGAATCATGGGCATACATATAAAGATCCGGTCCATTCACCTCATCGCTTCCATAAAGTTTAATCTGATCTGTTAACCCGCTCTTTTGCTCGAATTTTACAGTGATTCCATCATCACTTAAAGCCTCATTTAGATGATCTTCCATCAACTGTATCATTGCCTTGTCTCCATCATGCCAAATACGAATGGTATTGAGTGCTTCCTTATTCCCCTGCTTTGCTGCAACGCTGTCCGTATTTTTACTACATCCGGTAACCATTGCAGCAGTCATTGCAATACACAAAACCAATGCCATCTTCTTCACTTCTCATGCCCTCCATTCAAAATTTAGAAACTATGTTATAAAAGACTTACCAGTCTATGGTTACTGTCCCGGCCCCCAATGCAGGCACCGTATAGCTGTGATTATCTCCACTTTGCCAAATGACACTTCCTGCCGCATTCTTCTTGATCGCTTTAAACTCAATTTTCTGGCCTGCCGGAATATATACGGTTAAATTCCACTCCGGATAATTGGGACAGGCTGCAGGCCCTGCTGCTTTGTTTGGATCCCAGTTACCGAGTTCCGCGCAGTTCCCTAAAATATAAACATTCTGTCCCCAGTCCGTAGACGCATTGCGAATGTTTATGGTAACTGGAATGGTATCACCTGCATTTTCATCAACCACATATATTTTGGAAGTGTCTCCGGTAAGAGTTATTGTTACCTTCTTATCTTTGGATACGGTTATTTTATCATTGGGATTCATTACATTTACTAACGTAGTCCCTGCCTTTATGGAACTTTCGGCACGTATTGACATGGTTTCAGTATCGGTACCTTTGGAATTATGAAACGCACAAATTAATTCCTGTCCCGCATTTTTTCCGCTGTCCATTCTTCTTGAAAACGCATAGGTATGCATGGAAGTCCACATCTCACGTTGTGTTCCAAAGCTTAAAGCTTCATATTTTTCCCGAAGATCGTTTAAGGTCCGGATAAGCTTATAGGTATTGGTGGAGGTGTTAAAATAATCTTTAATTACATTGCCGTTTTGATCCTTTGTTACCATGGACCAACGATTCCAGGTATCTGCAATCCCATTGATCCCCTGACCATTGGCATTTCCTCTGTTTTGCTCTGTTCCCTGGAATACCACCGGGGTTCCCCTTGCTGTAAATATAAACGTTAACGCATTATGGAGTTTATCAACATCGCCCCCAGCTTCTGTCAGAAAACGATTTCTGTCGTGGTTGTCAATAAATGTAACCATATCATTCAGATGAGTACCATAGAGATAATCCTGCGCCAAAATGGATTGAAGTGAGATTTCCGATGTGTTGTTAAAATTCTTTCCATATGCAAAATCATTTACAATAGCCTGAAACAAGGGAAAATCAAGCATACCTGTTTCAGCGTTATCTCCGACCCAATCCTTAATAAATTCCACATGCATATCAAAGTTCTCGCCAAAGGTTGCAACTCCCAAATATTCCTGTAATTCATGAATATCAGATGGCTTCATACATTTTGCCGCATCCACCCTGGCCGCATCTGCCCCCGTATAGGTAAACCAGTTCTTTATAGAGTCGAACATAGCACCCTTGGCATCCTTATGATCAAAGTCAATATCATCCAGACCACCCAGGTCATGATCTTCAAGCATC
It encodes the following:
- a CDS encoding ABC transporter permease, with the protein product MNTVFALWKRGLKAFVRNKTGLIFSLVFPFFFVYVFGAIFKNDFIENPIAYMLSGVIITTVFESALNLASSTVDDMVSGFMKEVLVSPAKRVYVAMGQLLSAATVATLQGILILVIGLFIGIKFTSWKTPLLVLVSMIFIGIVFSGVGLFLATKVRNGQTFQIVKTAVTMPLTFLSGAYVPLSMLPGSLKFVAYFNPMTYATAFFRMIVLEKGNLPVSELIKEGLVVQINGFAITPIMTFGVILVIGLVFLLLSTISFVKTDFSRLNRSATDANALWG
- a CDS encoding ABC transporter ATP-binding protein — encoded protein: MNPIIQVKNFTKKYGDFVAVNDISFDVEEGSVFAFLGPNGAGKSTTINTLCTIFEKTSGTLLIDGKDVSRQKSEVRSSIGVVFQDSTLDAKMTIEENLKMHCVFYNIPNKEVEERISFVLNLVDLTNERKKMVSALSGGMKRRVEIARGLVHYPKVLFLDEPTTGLDPQTRAHIWEYIMKLQKERNITIFLTTHYMEEAEICNKIAIMDGGVIVAHDTPYALKKKYTKDKAYINTNDEEGFERLLGEHQLNYSKKDGFYKVEAEYLDRLLEVLSVHKEHITNIEIKKGTFNDVFLEITGKKIREEG
- a CDS encoding glycoside hydrolase family 13 protein, with the protein product MKNNMKINREAVLHIPLSNYAFANSEHKLTIRIRTQKDNVSACTLYYGDRACPSTPVVFEEIQMEIKARDELFDYYEATFETPYARVCYYFKLQNEGEWTYYYSERFSNELAILYFERNIMEERSEYYQYPYILRTEIPDVPAWFKKAVVYNIFPDSFVGEKSGSPTQPREVILENGKVCRSRLGGTLKEVIKNLDYIQALGVNCIYFNPIFAAGEYHKYDTIDYYHIDPCLGTNEEFKHLVEEIHKREMKIIIDGVFNHCSWEFSAFEDVMDKGENSKYIDWFYDLKFPVRRPQSEKEKPGYACFAYEPKMPKLNTSNEEVQKYFANVGTYWIREYKIDGWRLDVANEIDRNFWRKFREAVKKENKEAILIGEVWENAESWLRGDIFDSTMNYEFRRICRDHIIGDNKNALTAAKQLEQMRLRYPTNLVNGQLNLLDSHDVPRFLSLCRGDLRKWKLACILLMLFPGVPSLFYGDEQAICGMKENEYRNPMVWSQNTQLCEFVQKIIEIRKEYIEEDTSYEVLWEETNEKRLTFVRDGRKGRLFVSLNVSDMDQEWNRGEKNMILSSVGDKEPLEALGYKIYI
- a CDS encoding sugar ABC transporter permease, which translates into the protein MRIKTAKRMARLSILNVFFVLLCFITLIPILYAFLLSVSSDSSAFGNGFLFPQSPTLKNYKAILVEEPFLIWLKNSVVLSLGTMILAMGTSVTASYAFSRFRFRGRNEMLKLLLILNAFPQILSMFAIFRLFKNMNLLNNYIGLILIYAGSMCIFSIWNMKGYFDTIPIEIEESARIDGGSSGQIIWKIILPLARPSIIVTAVMVLIFVWNEYLFATTFLMKEENYNLAGGLYQLQANDYSRSWSLFSAAAILVSVPILILFFSIQKYMVSGLTTGGVKG
- a CDS encoding carbohydrate ABC transporter permease; translated protein: MNKRNKILPWEYSFPSIILIGLIVVFPIIYTIYISFTNMNLYHWTDYEFIAFDNYRRALTKLDSGFMSALLTTIIWTVLNMVIQILAAYLIALGLNAEGLKLARLYKTLLMFPWAMPAYISILLWRVGIYNPQYGLLNKIRSALGFSNMDFLSENIPAFISCMVLNLWMALPFLIMMMDGALQSVDISYYESARLDGGGWWAQNLYITIPSIKPILAPSIIMTTFTTFKQFDIIYLLTMQKGSLTGATLQTVITYAHQNAFVSNNYGLSSAVSIVIFGFIILFSLFVNRGIREEHV
- a CDS encoding extracellular solute-binding protein; the encoded protein is MALVLCIAMTAAMVTGCSKNTDSVAAKQGNKEALNTIRIWHDGDKAMIQLMEDHLNEALSDDGITVKFEQKSGLTDQIKLYGSDEVNGPDLYMYAHDSLGMFVEMGALAPITDVIDKAVYADMLPMTLKAGIYKDAQYLMPVYFETLLFIYNKDLWEGEVPSTTEELYSYMKNHTDATAGTYALVNQHSTAYNVAPFINGFGGFIINEQAKSGLNDKKTMEAIEYNKKFAKLEADGDYNTVNALFKDGKAAAIIGGPWLISGVREANINYGIKSLCDFKLPNGHALVPYSGVQGIGVMKHAAETKKEAVEKVLKEIADPQLGIDLAENSRCAPANQKSYENPTVSKDEMIAAMRKTADIAQPMPNIPQMSVMWGPTESLLAAVNKSGKDLNNVADEYQKQAEIAIADMQ
- a CDS encoding alpha-amylase family glycosyl hydrolase, whose product is MLKRIVSFVLCFIMTMPLLPSMEVNAAESLRGESIYQIMVDRFYDGDKTNNATGEAFRYAENSEEDYRYMHGGDWQGIIDKISYIKEMGYTAIWISPVSDPQLWGIPDSSGKQWPSAYHGYNVFDPNRANRYFGSRDPQTSKDKLKEMVDVCHENGIKVIFDVVPNHVGDYLQGIGSNAHYTSGTGLKEGTQLQPAAPFNNVSWYHNKGDIDFNIEHPHTVASTQMLEDHDLGGLDDIDFDHKDAKGAMFDSIKNWFTYTGADAARVDAAKCMKPSDIHELQEYLGVATFGENFDMHVEFIKDWVGDNAETGMLDFPLFQAIVNDFAYGKNFNNTSEISLQSILAQDYLYGTHLNDMVTFIDNHDRNRFLTEAGGDVDKLHNALTFIFTARGTPVVFQGTEQNRGNANGQGINGIADTWNRWSMVTKDQNGNVIKDYFNTSTNTYKLIRTLNDLREKYEALSFGTQREMWTSMHTYAFSRRMDSGKNAGQELICAFHNSKGTDTETMSIRAESSIKAGTTLVNVMNPNDKITVSKDKKVTITLTGDTSKIYVVDENAGDTIPVTINIRNASTDWGQNVYILGNCAELGNWDPNKAAGPAACPNYPEWNLTVYIPAGQKIEFKAIKKNAAGSVIWQSGDNHSYTVPALGAGTVTIDW